The sequence CGTATCGACAAGATGCTCGAAGCCTCACGCGAAGTGCTGGTCGAGGAGCAGAAGATCAAGGACGGCACCGCCAAGGCGGAAGCCGAAGCCGCTGCCGCACCGAGTCCGCTCGATGCCGACCCGATCGCCGAGGAGATCGACTTCGATACCTTCATGAAGACCGACCTGCGCGTGGCGAAGATCGTCAAGGCGGAGCACGTCGAGAAGGCGGCCAAGCTGCTCAAGCTGACGCTGGATATCGGTGGCGAGACGCGCACCGTGTTCTCCGGCATCAAGTCCGCCTACACGCCGGAAGCCCTGGAAGGTCGTCTGACCGTGATGGTCGCCAACCTGGCGCCGCGCAAGATGCGCTTCGGCGTGTCAGAGGGCATGGTGCTGGCTGCCGGTGACGACGAAGGCATCTACCTGCTGGAGCCGCACACCGGTGCCAAGCCGGGTCAGCGCGTCACTTGATACAGTGTTGATACAGTGATAATCCGCTGATTCAGCCTCACTGAAGCCCCTCAGCGCAACGCCCCGCCAGAGCCTCTCTGACGGGGCGTTGTCGTTCATGCGCCACATCCGGGCGGCGGAACGGCTACTCGTAACGGCGACCCGCGTGCTCCAGCCAGCCATCCACATGGCGGCCACCGGGATCATGGTGCGTCCAGTGGATCACGCCACCCTTGTCGGTCCATTCATATTCTCCATAGAAGCCGATGCGATCACCGACCTGAAGACTGTCGATGCGCGGCGCCAGATCGATGTTGTGCGCCACCAGAATGGTGGTGCCGCCCGCGATCCGAATCAGGAACTTCTGATGACGGCTGCCCTTGAGATCATCCCGGAGCAGACGTATCACCTCCCCCGTGCCACGTACCTGAACATCACTCTGCTGCGCACTGATGGCGCGCCTGAGTCGGCTTTCGT comes from bacterium Scap17 and encodes:
- a CDS encoding DUF3465 domain-containing protein, which translates into the protein MAGISQLTGNGNFSLSQLWNDFQSPQAEATQGEGTSSADESRLRRAISAQQSDVQVRGTGEVIRLLRDDLKGSRHQKFLIRIAGGTTILVAHNIDLAPRIDSLQVGDRIGFYGEYEWTDKGGVIHWTHHDPGGRHVDGWLEHAGRRYE